The following are encoded in a window of Candidatus Afararchaeum irisae genomic DNA:
- the engB gene encoding GTP-binding protein EngB, giving the protein MFEGPDVDSEVVLVGRSNVGKTTLMREITGKQYDTGRRPGVTLEPNSYDWSAESFAVTDLPGFGFMNGVEESRREKIKDGVVEYVESNSDRILVAVEVVDGNSFVEIVDRWTERGEVPHDVDMFRFLADLEIPTVVAVNKTDKIDDRDSELDEIGERLGLLPPWDQWDDTIAPISAKRGNIEALNSAVGEKLRHQNRHDLLKFF; this is encoded by the coding sequence ATGTTCGAAGGACCGGATGTCGACTCCGAGGTCGTCCTCGTCGGGAGGTCGAACGTCGGCAAGACGACACTTATGCGTGAGATCACGGGGAAGCAGTACGACACGGGACGACGCCCCGGGGTGACTCTCGAGCCCAACTCGTACGACTGGTCGGCGGAGTCGTTCGCTGTCACCGACCTCCCCGGATTCGGATTCATGAACGGAGTCGAGGAGTCGCGACGCGAGAAGATAAAAGACGGCGTCGTCGAGTACGTCGAGTCGAACTCCGACAGGATACTCGTCGCGGTCGAGGTCGTAGACGGCAACTCTTTCGTCGAGATAGTCGACAGATGGACAGAGAGAGGAGAGGTTCCCCACGATGTCGACATGTTCCGGTTCCTCGCCGACCTCGAAATTCCGACGGTCGTTGCGGTCAACAAGACAGACAAGATCGACGACCGTGACTCCGAACTCGACGAGATAGGCGAACGTCTGGGTCTCCTGCCGCCGTGGGATCAGTGGGACGACACAATCGCACCCATCTCGGCGAAGAGAGGCAACATAGAGGCTCTCAACTCGGCGGTCGGCGAGAAGCTCAGACACCAGAACAGACACGACCTCCTCAAGTTCTTCTGA